In Herbinix luporum, a single window of DNA contains:
- the scpB gene encoding SMC-Scp complex subunit ScpB encodes MELKLAEAQIEAILFTMGEAVELGRLAKAIEHDEETTKKIIHSMMDKYEDESRGIQIIELNGAYQLGTKASLYETIVKLTHIPKKHVLTDILLETLSIIAYKQPITKLQIEAIRGVKSDHAVNKLIEYGLVCELGRMDAPGKPILFGTTEEFLRCFGLQSLEALPAINPEKVEDFKLQAEEEAEQLTLDI; translated from the coding sequence GTGGAGTTGAAATTAGCAGAAGCACAGATTGAGGCAATTCTTTTTACCATGGGAGAAGCTGTTGAGTTGGGTCGGCTGGCTAAAGCTATTGAACATGATGAGGAAACCACCAAAAAAATAATACATAGTATGATGGATAAATACGAGGATGAAAGCAGAGGTATTCAAATTATAGAGCTTAACGGAGCATATCAACTTGGAACTAAGGCTTCATTATATGAAACCATAGTAAAGCTTACCCATATCCCTAAAAAACATGTACTGACCGATATACTGCTGGAAACCCTATCTATCATTGCATATAAACAGCCCATTACCAAACTTCAAATTGAAGCAATTCGAGGGGTTAAATCAGATCACGCCGTTAATAAATTAATAGAGTATGGTTTAGTTTGTGAACTGGGCAGGATGGATGCACCGGGAAAGCCTATATTATTTGGTACTACCGAGGAGTTTTTAAGATGTTTCGGCTTACAATCATTAGAGGCTCTGCCGGCTATAAATCCTGAAAAAGTAGAAGATTTCAAACTACAGGCTGAAGAAGAGGCAGAACAGCTAACCCTAGATATATAA
- a CDS encoding D-alanyl-D-alanine carboxypeptidase family protein — protein MTKIKPMLNLRFCICFILLLISSLINYNSLYNYYKDNFNQEIIKEENIEEKFKKENIKIQEEQSYSPSPKIELNSLSALLMDGENNRVLYEVNGYQEMPMASTTKIMTCIIALEAGNLNDVVTVSSYAAGMPDVQLHIKAGEQYYLKDLLYPLMLESHNDVAVAIAEHIGGSVEGFATMMNDMARSLGCNNTNFVTPSGLDAEGHYTTAKDLAVIASYAIKNKDFITITNTPTYQFKELKKGRTFSVSNKNKFLYMMDGAIGIKTGFTGKAGYCFVGALKRSDRTLISVVLACGWPPRKNLKWADTKQLMTYGIENFEKKQIFEEVNLDPVYVEDGQRAYIGLDIKGDLNLLLGKNEKVSIEYELPKSLYAPVEKGSKVGVAKYYIDKKLYTEIPIFTTEESKKIDFNFCLKKIIKLWSLQY, from the coding sequence TTGACAAAGATTAAACCTATGCTAAATTTAAGATTTTGTATCTGTTTTATACTTCTGCTTATATCGTCTCTTATCAATTATAATAGTTTATATAACTATTATAAGGATAACTTTAATCAAGAGATTATAAAAGAGGAGAATATTGAAGAAAAATTCAAAAAAGAAAATATTAAAATTCAAGAAGAACAATCCTACAGTCCATCCCCTAAAATAGAACTTAATTCTTTATCAGCCTTACTTATGGATGGTGAAAATAACCGGGTATTGTATGAAGTAAATGGATATCAAGAAATGCCCATGGCCAGTACAACAAAGATTATGACTTGTATTATAGCCTTAGAAGCAGGCAATCTTAATGATGTGGTAACAGTATCATCATATGCCGCAGGAATGCCCGATGTACAGTTACATATTAAAGCTGGGGAACAGTATTATCTAAAAGATCTTTTATATCCTCTGATGCTTGAAAGTCATAATGATGTTGCTGTGGCAATTGCTGAGCATATAGGTGGATCCGTTGAAGGATTTGCCACTATGATGAATGATATGGCCAGATCCCTAGGCTGTAATAATACCAATTTTGTAACTCCCAGTGGCCTAGATGCAGAAGGACATTATACTACTGCCAAAGATCTGGCGGTTATTGCATCTTATGCTATTAAAAACAAGGATTTTATTACCATAACTAATACACCTACATATCAATTTAAAGAGCTTAAAAAAGGAAGAACTTTTTCTGTTTCAAATAAAAATAAGTTCCTATATATGATGGATGGAGCAATAGGTATAAAAACAGGCTTTACCGGAAAAGCAGGATATTGTTTTGTAGGAGCCCTAAAAAGATCTGACAGAACACTAATTTCAGTAGTTCTAGCTTGTGGTTGGCCCCCAAGAAAAAATTTGAAATGGGCAGATACAAAGCAGTTAATGACCTATGGAATTGAAAACTTTGAAAAGAAGCAGATTTTTGAAGAGGTTAATCTAGATCCTGTCTATGTAGAAGATGGTCAAAGGGCTTATATTGGCCTTGATATAAAAGGAGATTTAAATCTCTTATTGGGAAAGAATGAAAAAGTTTCTATCGAATATGAGCTGCCGAAATCTTTATACGCACCTGTAGAAAAAGGATCCAAGGTGGGAGTGGCAAAATATTATATTGATAAAAAGCTATACACAGAAATACCGATTTTTACCACTGAAGAAAGTAAAAAGATTGATTTTAATTTCTGCCTAAAAAAAATAATAAAACTTTGGAGCTTGCAATATTAA
- a CDS encoding segregation and condensation protein A, which produces MSIPVKLEAFEGPLDLLLHLIDKNKINIYDIPIVEITEQYLEYIKQMESKNLEIMSEFLVMAATLINIKSRMLLPSKVEEDEEEIDPRQELVERLLQYKMFKYMAEQLKDKQEDASRIMFKPPTIPEEIGDFKEEIDVSQLIGDLTLTKLHDIFKKVIKKQTDKIDPIRSKFGKIEREEIDLSHIFTYIQQYGIEHKKFYFSNLLKEESTKMEIIVTFLGILELIKLGRIKIEQDYMFDDIRITYLASDIIEMEEEGF; this is translated from the coding sequence ATGAGCATTCCGGTAAAACTGGAGGCATTTGAAGGTCCTCTTGATCTTCTGCTTCATTTAATAGATAAAAATAAAATAAATATATATGATATACCCATAGTTGAAATAACCGAACAATATCTTGAATATATTAAGCAGATGGAGTCAAAGAACCTAGAGATTATGAGTGAATTTCTGGTTATGGCTGCTACATTAATTAACATTAAATCCCGTATGCTTTTACCTTCTAAGGTTGAAGAAGATGAAGAAGAGATTGATCCTAGGCAGGAACTTGTAGAACGGCTGTTACAATATAAGATGTTTAAATATATGGCTGAGCAATTAAAGGACAAGCAAGAAGATGCTTCAAGGATTATGTTTAAGCCTCCCACCATACCTGAGGAAATTGGTGATTTTAAGGAAGAGATAGATGTCAGTCAGTTGATAGGAGATTTGACTCTTACTAAACTTCATGATATTTTTAAAAAGGTTATAAAAAAACAAACTGATAAAATAGATCCAATACGTAGCAAGTTTGGTAAAATTGAAAGGGAAGAAATTGATTTATCCCATATATTTACCTATATTCAGCAGTACGGTATTGAACATAAGAAATTTTATTTTAGCAATCTTTTAAAAGAAGAATCTACAAAGATGGAAATTATCGTAACCTTCCTAGGAATCTTAGAACTGATTAAGCTTGGAAGAATTAAGATAGAGCAGGATTATATGTTTGATGACATAAGGATTACTTATTTGGCTTCAGACATTATAGAAATGGAGGAGGAAGGATTTTAG
- a CDS encoding metallophosphoesterase, giving the protein MVYLWIFSGLLLLLILWSSLEQRILVKSEYIIQARKESLTEEINFVVLSDLHNKKIGKNNRVLIKKILDQNPDFVIIAGDLVTKRKPCYPSNAYDLIKELSDYYPIFYGYGNHEQSFEDMSKDPNKDEFLYEAWCKYKNKLLDLGVHLLDNKSIIIQSSNNKLTITGLSLPMDYYRKGKLAKLEQDEITNKIGKRSKEGYQILIAHNPMYFKEYIGWRADLVLSGHVHGGLVRLPFIGGVISPQVRLFPKYDAGLFSEQGYNMVVSRGLGTHSYMPRFFNPPQLLVIKIKPS; this is encoded by the coding sequence ATGGTTTACTTATGGATATTCTCTGGTTTACTACTATTGCTAATTCTATGGTCCAGCCTGGAACAAAGGATATTAGTAAAATCGGAATATATTATTCAAGCAAGGAAGGAATCCCTGACAGAAGAAATTAACTTTGTTGTACTTTCAGACCTGCATAATAAAAAAATTGGGAAAAACAATAGGGTCCTGATTAAAAAAATATTGGATCAAAATCCTGATTTTGTTATAATAGCTGGGGATTTAGTAACAAAACGAAAACCCTGTTACCCAAGTAATGCATATGATTTGATTAAAGAGCTTTCAGATTATTATCCAATATTTTATGGATATGGTAATCATGAACAATCTTTTGAGGATATGAGTAAAGACCCTAATAAAGATGAATTTCTGTATGAAGCATGGTGTAAATATAAAAATAAGCTTTTAGATCTTGGTGTTCATCTTTTAGATAATAAAAGTATCATAATTCAAAGTAGTAATAATAAGCTCACAATAACCGGGCTTTCTTTACCTATGGATTATTATCGTAAAGGCAAGTTAGCAAAGCTTGAACAAGATGAAATTACTAATAAAATCGGCAAAAGAAGCAAAGAAGGATATCAGATTCTAATTGCTCATAATCCTATGTATTTTAAAGAATATATAGGCTGGAGGGCAGATTTGGTTCTTAGCGGCCATGTCCATGGGGGATTAGTAAGGCTTCCCTTTATTGGAGGGGTTATTTCTCCACAGGTAAGGCTGTTTCCCAAATATGACGCAGGATTATTCTCTGAGCAAGGTTATAATATGGTGGTTTCAAGAGGCCTAGGTACACATTCCTATATGCCTAGGTTCTTTAATCCACCACAGCTACTAGTTATAAAAATAAAGCCAAGTTAA
- a CDS encoding class B sortase: MSEESISKKKKRRKIIIRSLRILFTIGFIVFSVLFINEVLIQPYKLKKAIDKARDLYHTPLPQVNVRSGPNIEVDNRINTPDDSKISVAITPTPDPNRDEKGRLIKFKKLLEVNEEVKGWIKIDNINGENDTKIDYVVVQSDPKDPEFYLTRDWTTKEYLKAGSIFLDSSSSVERNTKNLVIHGHNMTSSDDMFHYLLEYKKLDFMKEHPIISFDTIYEEALWKVFSVFITPGNDDKGDFFRYNRSTFKNHKDFLEFIYQLRVRSFYNIDDIDINEDDQILTLSTCSYELANYRIVVVARKIREGEEARVDIDSIKKNKKILYPESFYKHYGGKAPDIPSSFEEALQEGLISWYQPINR; encoded by the coding sequence ATGTCTGAAGAGTCTATTAGTAAAAAGAAAAAAAGAAGAAAAATTATTATTCGTAGCCTTAGGATTTTATTTACCATAGGTTTTATAGTATTTTCAGTTCTTTTTATTAATGAAGTTCTAATACAGCCCTACAAGCTAAAAAAAGCTATAGATAAGGCTAGAGATTTATATCATACTCCTTTACCACAAGTTAATGTGAGGTCTGGGCCAAATATAGAAGTTGATAATAGGATTAATACTCCAGATGATTCAAAAATAAGTGTAGCAATAACACCTACTCCCGATCCTAATCGTGATGAGAAGGGACGACTTATTAAATTCAAAAAACTACTGGAAGTTAATGAAGAGGTTAAGGGTTGGATTAAGATAGATAATATAAATGGGGAAAACGATACAAAGATTGACTATGTTGTGGTTCAATCCGACCCTAAAGATCCGGAATTTTATCTGACAAGGGACTGGACTACTAAGGAATATCTAAAAGCCGGCAGCATCTTTCTAGATTCTAGTTCATCAGTAGAAAGGAATACAAAAAATCTTGTAATCCACGGCCATAATATGACCTCTTCTGATGATATGTTCCATTATCTATTGGAATATAAAAAATTAGATTTTATGAAGGAACATCCCATTATAAGTTTTGATACTATATATGAAGAGGCATTATGGAAGGTTTTTTCCGTATTTATAACTCCGGGAAATGATGATAAAGGTGATTTCTTCAGATATAACAGATCCACTTTTAAAAACCATAAGGACTTTTTAGAATTTATATATCAGTTAAGGGTTCGATCTTTTTATAATATTGATGATATAGATATAAATGAGGATGATCAAATTTTAACCCTGTCGACCTGTTCCTACGAACTGGCCAATTATCGAATTGTTGTAGTAGCCAGGAAAATAAGAGAAGGTGAAGAAGCAAGGGTAGATATAGACAGTATAAAAAAGAATAAAAAAATTCTTTACCCAGAAAGTTTTTATAAGCATTATGGGGGTAAAGCCCCGGATATTCCGTCGTCTTTTGAAGAGGCCCTGCAAGAGGGATTGATATCATGGTACCAACCTATAAATAGATAA